One Thioclava electrotropha DNA segment encodes these proteins:
- a CDS encoding HlyC/CorC family transporter has translation MENTLDFAFWLTAGAIVLLLALSAFFSGSETALTAASRAKLRAQADKGESGAQTALEVTEDSERLIGAILLGNNVVNILSASLATALLTRVFGQSGVALATVVMTVLVLVFSEVLPKTYAITLPEKVASKVAGPIRVVTLVLAPIVAIVRMIVRGILYAFGMRTDKDTHMFSIHEEIAGALALGQSEGTVDKEDRDRLLGALDLGNRTVEEIMLHRSQIEMIDIEEDPDTILTAVLSSPHTRLPLYRGERENVVGVIHSKDLLRAVEKVVRGGDGTLESVADLDIAKVMMKPYFVPETTPLDEQMQEFLKRRTHFALVVDEYGDLRGLLTLEDILEEIVGEITDEFDPKAEKRLKPTESGDYIVDGAMTIRDLNRETDWTLPDEEANTVAGLVIHEAQTIPTEGQVFSFHGFRFEVAGRKDNRITRLKIRPLIPGGYPES, from the coding sequence ATGGAAAACACTCTCGATTTTGCCTTCTGGCTCACCGCTGGTGCCATCGTTCTGCTGCTGGCGCTCTCGGCCTTCTTCTCCGGCTCCGAAACGGCGCTGACGGCGGCCAGCCGCGCCAAGCTGCGTGCGCAGGCCGACAAGGGCGAAAGCGGCGCGCAGACCGCGCTGGAAGTCACCGAGGATAGCGAGCGGCTGATCGGCGCGATCCTCTTGGGCAATAACGTGGTCAACATCCTGTCGGCTTCGCTCGCGACCGCGCTTTTGACGCGGGTCTTCGGGCAATCGGGCGTGGCGCTGGCAACGGTGGTGATGACGGTGCTGGTGCTGGTCTTCTCGGAAGTCTTGCCCAAGACCTACGCGATCACCCTGCCCGAGAAAGTCGCCTCGAAGGTTGCGGGTCCGATCCGCGTGGTCACACTCGTCCTCGCGCCGATCGTCGCCATCGTACGCATGATCGTGCGCGGCATTCTCTACGCCTTCGGGATGCGGACCGACAAGGACACCCATATGTTCTCGATCCACGAGGAGATCGCGGGCGCGCTGGCGCTGGGGCAATCCGAGGGCACGGTCGACAAGGAAGACCGCGACCGCCTGCTGGGCGCGCTCGATCTGGGCAATCGCACGGTCGAGGAGATCATGCTCCACCGGAGCCAGATCGAGATGATCGATATCGAGGAAGATCCCGACACGATCCTGACGGCGGTGCTGTCCTCGCCCCACACCCGCCTGCCGCTCTATCGCGGCGAGCGCGAGAACGTGGTGGGCGTCATCCACTCGAAAGACCTGCTGCGCGCCGTGGAGAAAGTCGTGCGTGGCGGCGACGGGACGTTGGAAAGCGTCGCCGATCTCGACATCGCCAAGGTGATGATGAAGCCCTATTTCGTCCCCGAGACGACGCCGCTCGACGAGCAGATGCAGGAGTTCCTGAAGCGTCGCACCCATTTCGCGCTGGTGGTAGACGAATATGGCGATCTGCGCGGTCTGCTGACGCTGGAGGACATCCTCGAAGAGATCGTGGGCGAGATCACCGACGAGTTCGATCCCAAGGCCGAGAAGCGTCTGAAGCCTACCGAGAGCGGTGATTACATCGTCGACGGCGCGATGACGATCCGTGACCTGAACCGAGAGACCGACTGGACGCTGCCTGATGAAGAGGCCAACACCGTGGCCGGTCTGGTGATCCACGAGGCGCAGACCATCCCGACCGAGGGGCAGGTCTTCTCCTTCCACGGCTTCCGCTTCGAGGTCGCAGGCCGCAAGGACAACCGGATCACGCGGCTGAAGATCCGGCCGCTGATCCCGGGCGGCTATCCGGAGAGCTGA
- a CDS encoding site-specific tyrosine recombinase XerD, producing the protein MTGPGSDAPPDPQWLPSFLDAQSAEAGAARNTILSYGRDLNDFAGFLQAKGLSYATLTRADIETYLIRCEAEGLAKSTRARRLSAIRQLYRFAYEEGWRADNPAIRIAGPGRAQRLPKTLSLEEVEALLEAARDQGRSQKDQIRNRCLMELLYATGMRVSELVSLPVSSARGDPRMLLVRGKGDKERMVPLSPPAREALADWLSARDAAEEQARIEHRAPPSRFLFPSGGKEGHLTRQGFHKLLKDIAVKAGVSPAKVTPHVLRHAFATHLLQGGADLRAIQMLLGHADLSTTEIYTHVLDERLKELVLTHHPLAKPRGKSDGTA; encoded by the coding sequence ATGACCGGACCCGGTTCAGACGCGCCGCCCGATCCGCAATGGCTGCCGAGTTTTCTCGACGCGCAATCCGCCGAAGCCGGTGCCGCACGCAACACGATCCTGAGTTACGGTCGTGATCTCAACGACTTCGCAGGCTTTCTTCAGGCAAAGGGCCTGAGCTACGCGACGCTGACCCGCGCCGATATCGAAACCTATCTGATCCGCTGCGAGGCGGAGGGGCTGGCGAAATCGACCCGCGCGCGCAGGCTCTCGGCGATCCGGCAACTCTATCGCTTCGCTTATGAGGAAGGCTGGCGCGCCGACAATCCGGCGATCCGCATCGCAGGCCCCGGACGCGCGCAACGCCTGCCGAAGACGCTGAGCCTCGAGGAGGTCGAGGCGCTGCTGGAGGCCGCGCGCGATCAGGGCCGCTCGCAGAAAGACCAGATCCGCAATCGCTGCCTGATGGAGCTGCTTTACGCGACCGGGATGCGGGTCTCCGAACTGGTCTCGCTGCCGGTGTCCTCGGCGCGCGGCGATCCGCGGATGCTGCTGGTGCGCGGCAAGGGCGACAAGGAGCGGATGGTGCCGCTCTCGCCACCGGCGCGCGAGGCGCTGGCCGACTGGCTAAGCGCGCGCGACGCGGCCGAGGAACAGGCACGGATCGAGCATCGCGCGCCGCCCTCGCGCTTCCTCTTCCCCTCGGGCGGCAAGGAAGGCCACCTGACGCGTCAGGGCTTTCACAAGCTGCTGAAAGACATCGCGGTGAAGGCCGGGGTCAGCCCCGCCAAGGTCACGCCCCATGTGTTGCGCCACGCCTTCGCCACGCATCTTCTGCAAGGTGGCGCGGACCTGCGTGCGATCCAGATGCTGCTGGGGCATGCCGACCTGTCGACCACGGAGATTTACACCCATGTTCTCGACGAACGGCTCAAGGAGCTGGTGCTGACGCATCACCCGCTGGCGAAACCGCGCGGCAAAAGTGACGGCACCGCTTGA